A DNA window from Malus domestica chromosome 12, GDT2T_hap1 contains the following coding sequences:
- the LOC103451117 gene encoding uncharacterized protein produces MEDHSLAVQNDSVALTEYALDLAIGQEFPDVETCRRRLKNIALVQHFDLRIVKSDRSRFIAKCSKEGCPWRVHVAKCPGVPTFTVRTLHGEHTCEGVLNLHHQQASVGWVARSVEARIRDNPRYKPKEILQDIRDQHGVAVSYMQAWRGKERSMAALHGTFEEGYRLLPAYCEQIKKTNPGSIASVFATGQENCFHRLFISYRASIYGFIHACRPLLELDRAHLKGKYLGSVLCAAAVDADDTLFPLAIAIVDVESDENWMWFMSELRKLLAVNTDNMPRLTILSERQRGVVEAVETHFPSAFHGFCLRYVSENFRDTFKNAKLVNIFWNAVYALTAVEFDSKIAEMAEISQDVIPWFQHFPPQLWAVAYFEGVRYGHFTLGVTELLYNWALECHELPIVQMMEHIRDQLSSWYNNRRDMGMSWTSILVPSAEKRILEAMADARCYQVLRANEVEFEIVSTERTNIVDIQTRVCSCRRWHIYGLPCAHAAAALMSCGHNVHLFAEPCFTVASYRETYSQLIHPIPDRSLWKEPSDGTEGGSTNVDIMIRPPKTRRPPGRPKKKVLRVENFKRPKRVVQCGRCHMLGHSQKKCTLPN; encoded by the coding sequence ATGGAAGATCATTCGTTAGCTGTGCAGAACGATTCTGTTGCCTTGACGGAATATGCTTTAGACTTGGCTATTGGGCAAGAATTTCCTGATGTTGAAACTTGCAGAAGAAGATTGAAGAACATTGCTTTAGTACAACATTTTGATCTTCGTATAGTGAAATCAGATCGCAGCCGGTTTATAGCCAAGTGCTCCAAAGAAGGTTGCCCATGGCGTGTCCATGTGGCAAAATGTCCCGGAGTTCCAACCTTTACAGTAAGAACCCTGCATGGTGAGCATACCTGTGAAGGAGTTCTCAACCTTCATCATCAGCAAGCATCAGTAGGTTGGGTTGCTAGGTCTGTAGAAGCACGGATTCGGGATAACCCACGGTATAAACCAAAAGAGATCCTGCAAGATATCCGTGATCAGCATGGAGTTGCTGTTTCTTACATGCAAGCTTGGCGTGGCAAGGAACGTAGCATGGCAGCACTTCATGGAACTTTTGAAGAAGGGTATCGCCTTCTTCCTGCATACTGTGAGCAAATAAAGAAAACCAACCCTGGAAGCATTGCTTCAGTTTTTGCCACTGGACAAGAAAATTGCTTCCACCGTCTCTTCATTTCTTACCGTGCATCAATTTATGGGTTTATACATGCTTGTAGGCCACTTTTGGAACTTGATAGAGCGCACCTCAAAGGCAAATACCTGGGTTCCGTACTTTGTGCTGCAGCTGTTGATGCTGATGATACATTATTTCCTCTGGCAATAGCTATCGTTGATGTGGAAAGCGACGAAAATTGGATGTGGTTTATGTCAGAATTGCGAAAGCTTCTTGCAGTAAACACTGACAACATGCCTAGGCTAACAATACTCTCTGAGAGACAAAGGGGTGTTGTAGAGGCAGTGGAAACTCATTTTCCTAGTGCCTTCCATGGTTTTTGTCTGCGTTATGTTAGTGAAAATTTTCGTGATACCTTTAAAAATGCGAAGTTGGTGAATATCTTCTGGAATGCTGTTTATGCTCTCACTGCAGTTGAATTTGACAGCAAGATTGCAGAGATGGCAGAGATCTCACAAGACGTGATACCATGGTTTCAACACTTCCCTCCCCAACTTTGGGCTGTAGCATATTTTGAAGGAGTGCGATATGGCCATTTTACTCTCGGTGTTACAGAGCTGTTGTATAATTGGGCTCTTGAATGCCATGAGCTCCCTATTGTGCAAATGATGGAGCATATTCGTGATCAGTTATCATCATGGTATAATAACCGCCGGGATATGGGAATGAGTTGGACATCAATTCTGGTACCATCTGCTGAGAAGCGGATTCTAGAGGCAATGGCCGATGCTAGATGCTACCAAGTACTTCGTGCAAATGAAGTCGAATTTGAGATTGTGTCTACTGAGCGGACAAATATCGTGGATATACAAACTCGCGTGTGCTCATGTCGCCGCTGGCATATATATGGTCTACCTTGTGCACATGCTGCTGCCGCACTTATGTCCTGTGGACACAATGTCCATTTGTTTGCTGAGCCTTGCTTCACAGTAGCAAGTTACCGAGAGACCTATTCGCAGCTGATTCATCCTATTCCGGATAGGAGCTTATGGAAGGAGCCAAGCGACGGAACAGAGGGGGGAAGCACCAATGTTGATATCATGATACGCCCACCCAAGACTCGGCGGCCACCTGGAAGACCCAAGAAGAAGGTCCTTCGTGTAGAGAACTTCAAGAGGCCGAAGCGAGTTGTTCAATGTGGTCGCTGCCATATGTTAGGACATTCTCAAAAGAAATGTACCTTACCAAATTGA
- the LOC103451118 gene encoding tryptophan--tRNA ligase, cytoplasmic: protein MKTPKYPPKKKKGRRRRRRRFLQTVSERRRERERERVTMEKREGEAEPEQKEEEEQVVNPWMVSAKGGGKIDYDKLIDQFGCQRIDQSLVDRIHRLTGRPPHVFLRRGVFFAHRDLNEILDAYERGDKFYLYTGRGPSSEALHLGHLIPFMFTKYLQEVFKVPLVVQLTDDEKCMWKNLTVEESQRLARENAKDIIACGFDISKTFIFSDFDFVGGAFYKNMVKVGKCVTYNKVVGIFGFTGEDHIGKVSFPPVQAVPSFPSSFPHLFPGQDNLRCLIPCAIDQDPYFRMTRDVAPRIGYHKPALIESSFFPALQGETGKMSASDPNSAIYVTDSAKEIKNKINRYAFSGGQDSVEKHRELGANLEVDIPFKYLSFFLDDDDKLEEIRKEYGSGRMLTGEVKQLLVEVLTEMVERHRRARAVVTDEMVDAFMAVRPLPNMFI, encoded by the exons ATGAAAACACCAAAATACCCtccgaagaaaaagaaaggaagaagacgaagacGCCGCCGATTTTTACAGACAGTGAGCGAACGacggagagaaagagagagagagagagtgacgatggagaaaagagagggagaggcAGAACCAGAAcagaaggaagaggaggagcagGTAGTGAATCCATGGATGGTGTCGGCCAAAGGTGGCGGGAAAATCGACTACGACAAGCTCATTGACCAGTTCGGCTGCCAGAGAATCGACCAGTCGCTCGTCGACCGCATTCACCGCCTCACCGGCCGTCCTCCCCACGTCTTCCTCCGCCGCGGCGTCTTCTTTGCCCACAg GGACTTGAATGAGATTCTGGATGCCTACGAGAGGGGAGACAAGTTCTATTTGTACACGGGACGAGGGCCCTCCTCCGAGGCTCTGCATTTGGGGCATCTTATCCCCTTCATGTTCACTAA ATATTTGCAAGAGGTCTTCAAGGTTCCGCTCGTTGTACAACTTACCGACGATGAGAAGTGCATGTGGAAAAATCTGACCGTGGAAGAGAGCCAGAGACTTGCCAGGGAGAATGCTAAAGACATTATTGCTTGTGGTTTTGACATAtcaaaaaccttcatcttctccGATTTCGACTTCGTTGGTGG TGCCTTCTACAAGAATATGGTGAAAGTTGGAAAGTGTGTCACATATAATAAG GTTGTTGGTATCTTTGGTTTCACTGGAGAAGATCACATAGGAAAAGTTAGTTTTCCACCTGTGCAG GCAGTTccatcatttccaagttcatttCCACATCTCTTCCCTGGCCAAGACAATCTTCGTTGCTTAATACCTTGCGCGATTGACCAG GATCCTTATTTTAGAATGACACGAGATGTTGCTCCACGAATTGGGTATCACAAACCTGCATTGATTGAGTCTTCTTTCTTCCCTGCCCTGCAG GGAGAGACTGGAAAAATGTCGGCTAGTGATCCAAATTCTGCCATATATGTAACTGATTCTGCAAAGgaaattaagaacaag ATCAACAGGTATGCATTTTCTGGTGGACAAGATTCAGTAGAGAAACATAGAGAGCTTGGAGCAAATCTCGAG GTAGATATTCCATTCAAATATCTAAGCTTTTTCCTAGACGATGATGATAAACTCGAAGAGATACGGAAG GAGTATGGTTCCGGGCGCATGCTAACAGGTGAAGTGAAGCAACTGCTTGTTGAAGTTTTGACGGAAATGGTAGAAAGACATCGTAGGGCTAGGGCTGTTGTGACTGATGAG ATGGTGGACGCATTCATGGCGGTGAGGCCCCTACCCAATATGTTCATCTAA
- the LOC139189934 gene encoding subtilisin-like protease SBT3: MVAVYHIIQSGLLGAVFITNNPEICELGYVTTPSVVANTKDEPAVIDYARKSANPTVSINFQQTLLKTKPALAVALYTSTGPSKSYPGLWKSDIMTPGSLVLAAWSPKVASVQSGLIVNLRSDYNLISGTSMACPHASGVAELLKGAHPGWSATAIRSALMTTANPLDTTRNPILDDGDNFNSASPLAMGTGHVDPNRALEPGLIYDATSQEYVNLLCSTNFTRKQSYPSLDHAPMIVPNHLLI; this comes from the coding sequence ATGGTGGCAGTGTATCACATCATTCAATCGGGGCTTCTTGGAGCTGTCTTTATTACCAATAATCCTGAGATATGCGAATTAGGATACGTTACAACTCCTAGTGTTGTAGCGAATACAAAGGATGAGCCGGCTGTGATTGACTATGCACGGAAAAGTGCGAACCCTACTGTCAGCATAAATTTCCAACAAACACTGCTCAAGACAAAGCCTGCACTCGCTGTTGCTTTGTACACTTCGACAGGTCCTTCAAAAAGTTATCCGGGCCTTTGGAAGTCGGATATAATGACCCCGGGGTCATTAGTTTTGGCTGCTTGGTCTCCGAAGGTTGCATCAGTTCAAAGTGGGTTGATTGTGAACTTACGTAGTGACTACAATTTGATATCCGGGACATCCATGGCTTGCCCTCATGCTTCAGGTGTAGCTGAGCTACTGAAGGGTGCGCACCCAGGATGGAGCGCAACAGCAATTAGGTCTGCTTTGATGACCACAGCCAATCCATTGGACACTACTCGCAATCCAATTCTTGACGACGGTGACAATTTCAACTCTGCTTCACCATTAGCTATGGGAACAGGTCACGTCGATCCTAATAGAGCACTTGAGCCGGGCCTAATATACGATGCTACCTCGCAAGAGTATGTCAATCTCTTATGCTCCACGAATTTTACGCGTAAGCAATCTTATCCATCACTAGATCACGCACCTATGATTGTTCCAAACCATCTTCTTATCTGA
- the LOC139190061 gene encoding F-box protein At2g02240-like: MVLDDDHHHVHMDMQALLEGCIANVVSLTTPTDACRFSAVSRSFMSAAESDAVWDKFVPHDIPSILSHHSSSSSSSTSSKKELYLTLCENPILLDDGKMLFFLDKWSGKKCYMISARDFMIPWGDSPDKWGWHSVADSRFEEVAELRSVWWLEIRGNIETRILSPSTVYQAYLVFKLSATVDGFDRDDSLKVTVGLLGEEEVSSNRAVFLDQEEVPVGTSETQYPKKRTDGWFEMEMGEFFCPGEEDGAIIEMTCMEVNNWT, encoded by the exons ATGGTACTCGATGACGATCATCATCATGTTCACATGGATATGCAGGCGTTGCTCGAAGGATGCATAGCTAACGTCGTCTCCTTAACGACGCCTACAGACGCGTGCAGGTTTTCGGCGGTGTCTAGGAGTTTCATGTCGGCCGCCGAATCCGACGCCGTCTGGGACAAGTTCGTTCCCCATGATATCCCCTCCATCCTATCTCAccactcctcctcctcctcctcctccacgtCCTCCAAGAAGGAGCTTTACCTCACTCTCTGCGAAAACCCTATCCTTCTTGACGATGGCAAAATG CTGTTTTTTCTGGACAAATGGAGTGGGAAAAAATGTTACATGATATCGGCAAGGGACTTTATGATTCCTTGGGGTGATTCTCCTGACAAATGGGGATGGCATTCTGTTGCCGACTCCAG ATTTGAGGAGGTGGCTGAGCTTAGGTCTGTTTGGTGGCTTGAAATCCGTGGCAACATTGAGACACGGATTCTCTCTCCATCCACAGTCTATCAAGCTTATCTTGTGTTCAAGTTAAGTGCAACGGTGGATGGGTTTGATCGTGACGATTCCTTGAAAGTCACGGTAGGACTTCTTGGAGAAGAAGAGGTCAGTAGTAACCGCGCTGTGTTTCTGGACCAAGAAGAAGTCCCCGTCGGAACCAGTGAAACTCAATATCCGAAGAAAAGGACCGATGGCTGGTTTGAGATGGAGATGGGTGAGTTTTTCTGTCCAGGAGAAGAAGATGGTGCGATAATAGAGATGACTTGTATGGAGGTTAATAATTGGACTTAA